From a single Paludibacter jiangxiensis genomic region:
- a CDS encoding 2-isopropylmalate synthase has translation MDKLFIFDTTLRDGEQVPGCQLNTVEKIQVAKALEGLGVDVIEAGFPISSPGDFNSVVEISKAVTWPTICALTRGVEKDIEVAAEALKYAKNKRIHTGIGTSDYHIRYKFNSNQEEILQRAVAAVKYAKRYVEDVEFYAEDAGRTDNEYLARVVEAVIKAGATVVNIPDTTGYCLPVDYAAKIKYLFEHVNGIQNAIISTHCHNDLGMATANTLAGVMNGARQVEVTINGIGERAGNTSLEEIAMILKSHKELLIDTNINTQKITPMSRMISSLMNMPVQPNKAIVGRNAFAHSSGIHQDGVLKNRESYEIIDPKDVGLDENSIVLTARSGRAALKHRLSVLGVDVKDNERLDEIYQEFLKLADRKKDINDNDILMLAGKERLEKQRIKLEYLQVTSGVGIRSVASIGLNIAGEHFEAAATGNGPVDAGINALKQIIKRKMTLHDFLIQAITKGSDDVGKVHMQVEYEGNMYYGFSGNTDIVAASVEAYIDAINKFIQ, from the coding sequence ATGGACAAATTATTTATTTTTGATACAACGCTTCGCGACGGCGAACAAGTGCCGGGCTGCCAGTTGAACACCGTGGAAAAAATTCAGGTGGCAAAGGCGCTCGAGGGTTTGGGTGTCGATGTGATCGAGGCCGGGTTCCCGATTTCCAGTCCGGGCGATTTCAACTCGGTGGTCGAAATTTCGAAAGCCGTTACCTGGCCAACCATTTGCGCGCTGACCCGTGGTGTGGAGAAAGATATTGAAGTGGCTGCAGAGGCATTGAAATATGCCAAAAATAAACGTATTCATACCGGTATCGGGACTTCCGATTATCATATCCGCTATAAATTCAATTCCAATCAGGAAGAGATTCTTCAACGTGCCGTAGCTGCCGTGAAATATGCAAAACGCTATGTGGAAGATGTGGAATTTTATGCCGAAGATGCCGGTCGTACCGACAACGAATACCTGGCCCGCGTGGTGGAAGCTGTGATCAAAGCCGGTGCTACCGTGGTCAACATTCCTGATACGACAGGTTATTGTTTGCCGGTAGATTATGCTGCTAAAATCAAATATCTGTTCGAGCATGTTAACGGTATTCAGAATGCGATTATATCGACACATTGTCATAACGACCTGGGTATGGCAACTGCTAATACGTTGGCTGGTGTGATGAATGGTGCCCGTCAGGTGGAAGTTACCATCAACGGTATCGGTGAACGTGCCGGTAATACTTCTCTGGAAGAAATTGCCATGATTTTGAAGAGCCACAAAGAGTTGCTGATCGATACCAATATCAACACGCAGAAGATTACGCCGATGAGCCGCATGATTTCGAGTCTGATGAATATGCCGGTTCAGCCCAATAAAGCCATTGTGGGGCGGAATGCATTTGCACACTCATCCGGGATTCATCAGGATGGCGTGTTGAAGAATCGCGAAAGCTACGAAATCATCGATCCGAAAGATGTGGGACTGGACGAAAATTCTATTGTACTGACAGCCAGAAGCGGACGTGCTGCATTGAAACACCGGTTGAGCGTACTGGGCGTGGATGTTAAAGATAATGAACGTTTGGACGAAATCTATCAGGAGTTTCTTAAATTAGCAGACCGTAAGAAAGATATCAACGACAATGATATCCTAATGCTTGCCGGTAAAGAGCGTTTGGAAAAACAACGCATCAAACTGGAATATTTGCAGGTAACTTCGGGCGTCGGCATTCGTTCGGTGGCCAGCATCGGACTCAATATTGCCGGTGAACATTTCGAAGCCGCAGCAACCGGGAACGGACCTGTAGATGCGGGAATCAATGCGTTGAAACAAATTATCAAACGCAAAATGACTTTGCACGATTTCCTTATTCAGGCAATTACAAAGGGGAGCGACGATGTTGGAAAAGTACACATGCAGGTTGAATATGAAGGCAATATGTACTACGGATTTTCGGGTAATACGGATATCGTTGCAGCTTCGGTAGAGGCATACATCGACGCTATCAATAAATTCATTCAATAA